The Xenopus tropicalis strain Nigerian chromosome 2, UCB_Xtro_10.0, whole genome shotgun sequence genome window below encodes:
- the LOC105946627 gene encoding serine/threonine-protein kinase N1-like isoform X1 has product MLRLYCSISAFISEAPDCDAGTSNNSGHIVPNQEQESEPKEDNSTSSSLPSELNISEFGSDVANKIQGAEGPSTSPVEPGSPSLDQFNLGQVLGEGGFGKVFLAEHKNTEVLYAIKALKKEHVLEKGNLDSVFHEKEILQTVSSSNHPFLVSLHGTFQTASHLFYVMEYLPGGDMFDFIRSVELEEPDVMFYTACVVLGLEALHQLGIVHRDLKLENLLLDRDGYLKIVDFGLSKDRFGYSDRTNTVCGTRTYMAPEIYLKLGYGMAADWWALGITVYIMLLYELPFNNKDPVEQMSSILYDDIELPEDLSEDASTLIQELLEKDPEFRLGSGDAGAEMIKEHPFFKDMDWDHLLQRRITAPYVLGNEDLESQENPGCQAPALPPTAARIPSELQEAFRGF; this is encoded by the exons ATGTTGAGACTATATTGTTCCATTTCTGCTTTCATTTCAGAAGCTCCTGATTGTGATGCTGGCACGTCCAATAACAGCGGACACATTGTTCCCAATCAGGAGCAAGAGTCTGAGCCAAAGGAAGATAATTCCACCTCTTCCAGTCTTCCATCAGAA CTCAACATCTCTGAATTTGGCTCAGATGTTGCCAATAAAATACAGGGCGCAGAAGGACCATCTACCAG ccctGTTGAGCCCGGATCTCCCTCACTTGATCAATTCAACCTGGGTCAAGTGTTGGGAGAAGGAGGATTCGGGAAG GTATTCCTAGCCGAGCACAAGAACACCGAAGTGCTATATGCCATCAAGGCCCTGAAAAAAGAACACGTTTTGGAAAAGGGCAATTTGGACAG TGTCTTCCATGAGAAGGAAATCCTCCAGACGGTAAGTTCTTCTAACCACCCGTTCCTAGTGTCATTACATGGAACCTTCCAGACGGCGTCTCACCTGTTCTACGTCATGGAATATCTACCTGGAGGTGACATGTTTGACTTCATAAGATCAGTGGAACTAGAAGAACCGGACGTCAT gTTTTACACCGCATGCGTTGTCCTTGGCCTGGAGGCATTACATCAGCTTGGCATTGTCCATAG AGATCTAAAGCTGGAGAATTTGCTGTTGGACCGGGATGGCTACCTTAAGATCGTAGACTTCGGCCTCAGCAAAGACA GATTTGGATACAGCGACCGCACGAACACCGTGTGCGGAACAAGAACATACATGGCCCCTGAGATCTATCTGAAACTTGGATACGGCATGGCCGctgactggtgggccctaggaattACTGTTTACATCATGCTCCTGTATGAG TTACCATTCAACAACAAGGATCCGGTTGAGCAAATGAGTAGCATCCTTTATGATGACATCGAGCTGCCCGAAGACCTATCAGAGGATGCCTCCACTCTAATACAAGAA ctgttagaGAAAGATCCTGAATTTCGCCTCGGTTCGGGTGACGCCGGGGCTGAAATGATTAAAGAGCACCCCTTCTTTAAA GATATGGACTGGGACCATCTGTTGCAGAGAAGGATTACGGCTCCATATGTACTGGGCAACGAAGACCTGGAGAGCCAAGAGAACCCTGGATGCCAAGCTCCAGCACTGCCACCAACTGCTGCAAGGATTCCATCAGAGCTGCAAGAGGCATTCAGAGGATTCTGA
- the LOC105946627 gene encoding serine/threonine-protein kinase N1-like isoform X2: MPFLLEAPDCDAGTSNNSGHIVPNQEQESEPKEDNSTSSSLPSELNISEFGSDVANKIQGAEGPSTSPVEPGSPSLDQFNLGQVLGEGGFGKVFLAEHKNTEVLYAIKALKKEHVLEKGNLDSVFHEKEILQTVSSSNHPFLVSLHGTFQTASHLFYVMEYLPGGDMFDFIRSVELEEPDVMFYTACVVLGLEALHQLGIVHRDLKLENLLLDRDGYLKIVDFGLSKDRFGYSDRTNTVCGTRTYMAPEIYLKLGYGMAADWWALGITVYIMLLYELPFNNKDPVEQMSSILYDDIELPEDLSEDASTLIQELLEKDPEFRLGSGDAGAEMIKEHPFFKDMDWDHLLQRRITAPYVLGNEDLESQENPGCQAPALPPTAARIPSELQEAFRGF; this comes from the exons ATGCCATTTTTATTGG AAGCTCCTGATTGTGATGCTGGCACGTCCAATAACAGCGGACACATTGTTCCCAATCAGGAGCAAGAGTCTGAGCCAAAGGAAGATAATTCCACCTCTTCCAGTCTTCCATCAGAA CTCAACATCTCTGAATTTGGCTCAGATGTTGCCAATAAAATACAGGGCGCAGAAGGACCATCTACCAG ccctGTTGAGCCCGGATCTCCCTCACTTGATCAATTCAACCTGGGTCAAGTGTTGGGAGAAGGAGGATTCGGGAAG GTATTCCTAGCCGAGCACAAGAACACCGAAGTGCTATATGCCATCAAGGCCCTGAAAAAAGAACACGTTTTGGAAAAGGGCAATTTGGACAG TGTCTTCCATGAGAAGGAAATCCTCCAGACGGTAAGTTCTTCTAACCACCCGTTCCTAGTGTCATTACATGGAACCTTCCAGACGGCGTCTCACCTGTTCTACGTCATGGAATATCTACCTGGAGGTGACATGTTTGACTTCATAAGATCAGTGGAACTAGAAGAACCGGACGTCAT gTTTTACACCGCATGCGTTGTCCTTGGCCTGGAGGCATTACATCAGCTTGGCATTGTCCATAG AGATCTAAAGCTGGAGAATTTGCTGTTGGACCGGGATGGCTACCTTAAGATCGTAGACTTCGGCCTCAGCAAAGACA GATTTGGATACAGCGACCGCACGAACACCGTGTGCGGAACAAGAACATACATGGCCCCTGAGATCTATCTGAAACTTGGATACGGCATGGCCGctgactggtgggccctaggaattACTGTTTACATCATGCTCCTGTATGAG TTACCATTCAACAACAAGGATCCGGTTGAGCAAATGAGTAGCATCCTTTATGATGACATCGAGCTGCCCGAAGACCTATCAGAGGATGCCTCCACTCTAATACAAGAA ctgttagaGAAAGATCCTGAATTTCGCCTCGGTTCGGGTGACGCCGGGGCTGAAATGATTAAAGAGCACCCCTTCTTTAAA GATATGGACTGGGACCATCTGTTGCAGAGAAGGATTACGGCTCCATATGTACTGGGCAACGAAGACCTGGAGAGCCAAGAGAACCCTGGATGCCAAGCTCCAGCACTGCCACCAACTGCTGCAAGGATTCCATCAGAGCTGCAAGAGGCATTCAGAGGATTCTGA